The sequence AGACAGCGTTTTCTCAGGTGTGTTGATGTCACAGCACATGGGAACTTCCTCTGCTCCGTCATCCTTCCCTGTGTTCCCCTCATCATTTTTCTCATCGTTCAGCTCAGGCGTCTCATTTTCACTATCCTCCTTCCTGCTCCTGCCTCGGCCACGTCTCCTCGAGGAAGaaactcttctctctctcttagctGTCGAGCCTCTTGAGGAGGAAAGACCTGGAGGAGATAAACATACAGCAGACAAGGGTGGGCAGAAGTTCAGAGAAGGCTTGAGACGCTATATCGATTGTTATATTGATATTTCATATTATACATTTTGTCCTTCTTGTAGTGTAATCTAGTACACATCTAAAACATTGTTATCTTCAACTTTCTATGTAACCATCTTGGTGCAGCACTGCATGTAACACCGTATGCAAATTTTGATATCAATTTTGTACAGCAGGCCTGACTTTGGTAGAGATGATCAAAACTATTCAAAGGTTCCTAGTTGgtacacaaatatttaaatacaacACAATCACATTCATATCTAGATATCTATCATATCTGGTAGGCTTGTgccagagaaaataaacaaagtacTGTATATTACCTGCTTCATGGCCACTAAAAATGTCTGTCAGCTGAAGAGAACTTTCTGATTCTTCATTGTCCTCCACAGCGTCACTGTTTTCAGATTTGTCCTGCTCCATGTCTGGCTCCAGTTCATCTACAAAGGAAAGcaaaatacacatatatgtcCGTAGTACCAATAAGACTGGGTGATATGGTTTCAGTCAGTATCAAGACATAAATACAATCATGCTGATATCACAATGGCATTAAGTTAGTTAGTTAAGTTATTAATGTTGTTTGACAGGTTAGAACACTGTAAAGCCATCATGTGGAATCTTTGACTTGTATACGAGAACACTCTATTCCACTGACTGAATGACAGACAGGTGGTGGTTAGGTACCAAGAAACAGTCACcaagaggcagagaagaagaagaacagagcATACAAGCAATCaaaaatttcaaaatcaaaaattaaaatggctCCACAAATAGACTAGACTACACAATGTATTTTATGagtgaaatgtatttaaaagaaaactccacagggaacCTTTAAATACTGGACTGGACACATACCTGCAATCTCGATTTCCTGAAGAGATTTTCCTTCAAATTTTTCAAGAGATCCATTCTCTATTGCcgacagcagctcagagagtTTTGCGACGTCGATAGATGCCTCTGGTGTCTGATAATACTCTTGGTCGGTCCGGATGTCACGGCCCAGCACTTTGGCTAGCTCAGCAAGCTCATCGTTCGTGAGGCTGAGAATCAGAAAAACTCTTGCCACATGCCGCCGAAAAAACACAGACCTGAGGTTCACCGTGTTCTTCGCGCCACACCGATTGGCAAAAATGCAGATGGACTGATGTCCCTGGCAGACGCTCGTCGGAATGGCGACAGGTCTCGCAAATAAGAAGGGATTACTTTTATGAACACCACATGTTTCTCTCTTGCTCACAAGCAGCGTTATTGCAGAGAGCAATTTAGGGGTCAATGTAACAACAACGTTTTTGCCACAGTTGCTCATAACATTGATCTTCACAAAGTGATTGGACAGCATCTGATCAAAGTGCGACAGGCAACCTGCTACGTCTTCATGACGCTCGGACTCGACCCTCTCGTTGAATGACTTGAGTGTTATTTTTGAAAGTTCCACTACGTTTTTGTTTaagacagacagctgagcaAGGGTCACTCTGAGAAGCGCATTGTAGACCGGAGGGCTCTCGTACATCGTCAGACTTTCAACCGCAGAAGCTGCAGTCTTCTCTACATGCTGATAGAAAAGCTGAACGTCATGCATGAACTGCATGGTTGGTGCTTTGTTGACCCTTTTTGACGGAGGGACATAGTTCCACTCCTTTGCGCACAACCTTATGAACGTCTCCGCTTCATGTATCGTTTGTTTATCAGCCTCTTCTTTCAAAGCCCTGGCGAAGTTAATGTCACCAACTTTCTTAAGTGAATTTCCCAGTTTTGTCATAATACTTGGTCTGTCCCAGGAATTCTTCTCTTCATTGAAACCAGCGAGCTCTCTGACGGCTTCAACGACCTTGCTGAAGTTTTGGGGTTTGATAGCTTCTTCAATGCTACTTATGGAATTCTTTCTTAATGTTAATAGGAGTCTTGCCATTAGCCTCAGCCTTTGTGAGATGCTatcatattttcttgttttcctttcattgGAGCGGTACAAACACCGTGCCAACTGCAGTATATGGGGATCGTTCATAACCACAGATGTAATCTCatctttcttcattgtttttaatatctTCTGCAGCTCTGATGAGACTTCTTCAGGGTCTGttgactctgcagcagcaacCAGTGCTAAGACTTTGCTCCTGCCTCTTGCTGAAGGCGTTGAGGATTTCCTTGAGGAACACTTTCGCATATGTCGCCACATGTCCTTGCGACTATACATGGCTttacaaaacagacaaagtgcaaatgtttcagcactgacagacatgtttgattttcttcttctcacttTCAGTTCTCCTCTGCAAGTCTTTAGAACCTCTTGATTATGTCTGTAATTTCCTCTGCTGCGCAACTTATCCAGTAGCATATTGCGCTTCTTGGAGAATAAGGGTAGCGCAAACACTTCAGCTATTTCTGgctcttcatctctgtgtctgaAAAGGTGACGAGAAATTTTAGATTGAGCCTTCCCGCAAACGTAACAATAATTTTTGTTACTGTGGGACTGAGCTTGGGTCTCTCCATCAGAGGTAAAGTCATCAGAGCTGTAATCAACTTCATCTGCCTGCTGGGCACACGAAGCATTGACAGGCTGCACAGAGCTTTGCTGTGTAGAAGAATCTGGATTCATCTTGCGATTCTTCCTCTGACACCGCTGGTTGTTGCTGCTGGCAGAACTCTCATCGCTACTGGATTCTGCGACAGGTACGTACACATCATCACAGCAGGATCCTGCAGAACTGGAGGCTTCCTCAGGGTCTTCAAGCTGGAACGGAAGTGTAATACACTTGTAGTAACGAAAGACGAAAAAGCAGTAAGCTTGAAATTCCACTGTATGCCATACAAATTCTAACTGTACATATTTTCTAATTTCTTAACAGTATCATTATATCAACATGTAACTGATTCAAATCTCACTTTTTCCAGACATAAGACTTTCAtgttctctgttttgtttggctTGTTCTGAACTCTTATTTTGTTTGAAGGAGGCTTGAGCAAAGCCTGTACTTTATTTTCACTCAGATTTATGCTTGATGTAAAAGGGGTTAAGCGGTGCCTCCTCATGTTTTGTTACAATAGAGTTGTTCTCAGTAGAGCTAAGAGAGTTGCTGTCCTGACTGTGACTGTCCTCTGTAACTGTGATGGATATTTGGccaagtgaaaaacaaaattattactTATGAAACCTGCCAACCCTCGGACACCACATCTGACTGGTGCTTAATCAGGGAAATACATTCAACACCTACATTTTCATCCTCTGCTGAAGATGCAGAAGCATTTATGTCCGTCTGTGATGTATTCAGCTCCTCACTGGATTCCTGTAAATATTAAGGAGACAGACATTCATGAAGAAATGTGACAACACATTTCCTTGCACACACTACTGCAAGCTGTCAAACTGAAATTCTAACAGTGTTATTTGCATCACCTCTCCAACTGTGCCACACATAATCTACAGCAGTTCTGCAATAACTCCCCATTTGACAAAGCTTACATATTCAGTTTTTGTATACAATatgtacaaacaaaacattctggAGATGTTTTGATTCATGTCTGAGGTCATTATTGAGCTTCTGTGTTAATATTTTGACataaacagagagcagcagaacagaaacatatATGCAATAAACAGGATGTTGTATGACATGATGAAAAGAATCTCCCTGTCTGTCAATAGCatggtatatatatattttaaaaaaaattcaaaagctaggcagaaaataaatcaacCTTTGAGCGCCAAGGATACAAGGAGTCGCCATAGTTGTAAGTTATCTCCTCGCCGGGAGATATTTTCTTCACTGCAAACAGACATAAGTGTGGTTTTCCCTTACAAacaattttcttcattttgcagttCGGACTTTTGTGATCATCATTCACAAGTCGTCCGAGGGTCCCATCCTCTTTTGAAGCATCAATGCTGCAAGCAAAACACTCTGAATAAACTTCAAACATAAAATGGCTGTTTTATCACTCTGACTGAAACTGATGTTGGTGAATGATTGAAATTGGACTCATGAAACTAATCAAATCTACTGTTGATTAATTTACCAAAAGTCACACTTTGGttgtactttattttctttacataaaTCTTTATCGAGAAAAATACTTCCCATAACCAGCCTTTATATACCATTAAAAAACAAGGCCACGCTGAAAATCTGACATATACGCTATAAACTCACCGCCAGTTTGTTCCACTCCATGagaagtcaaataaaaaattgtTCAGAGTATCACCACATGTCTTTTCCCTGGTTTCTTTTTGAGGGATGATGTTCCCCCGATACTCAACGACAAAGGTGGAGGGTTCAATTGATTCCCAAGTAAACACACCTCTCCCTTCaataacaataagaataataagaaataaCAGGCAAAATTACATTCAGTCTTTGTCCAATCATCCCAATGGCTGCttacaacaaaaacatatacatCCTAAAACAAATTCATCCTATATACCAGTGGAGCAAATCCTGTGTGATATTTAAGAAATATCCATGAGATTATGTCATTAAATAAAGGGtcatatagattttttttttaaatataaaaacctTTAACGGGGTCAATAAACATTTCCACCAGGAAGGGTTTGTCTCTGCGAGCCTTAATGTGTTCCAGGGCATCTTGCTCAGGAGTCGGTTGCCATCTCTGCTTCTCGGTTTGTTGTTCCTCAGCATCTGAAAGTTATCCAAAAATATAAAGATTAAAGTACAAACAACACTAACGATGGTCTCAAAtcctgtgtttctctcagaAAATCGAAGAAATTTTCAACCTTCTTTGACAAGTCTAGAACAAATTTACAAtctatattaaaaataataacatcatTCAGACATATCAAAAACCTGGTGAAACTTTAGCCCATTTTTGCTGATCGCTGAAGTACTTGAATGTACAGAATTTATGTGATGGTTAAAATGTTTCGTAAGCCACTTTGGAGGATTGATGAGttgcaaaataattttaaaatcctTGTCCAAAACACCCTTCTTCCTTCTGttgtgtctttattttacaACTGCATGACTGCCTCATGATTCCTTTGGATCTTTCGattaattttgtttcagttcttCGATCAATATCAACTTCAAgtatttaaaatttaatttttgttgaTATTGATCTTAAAGAAATCTTACGTTATGTCATTACAGATAAACGGGTACAGGAAGGGGCTTCTCCTCACAACATACCACCCTGCTGAAGTAAAAGATCTGATTCTTCATTGTCCTCATCAGTATCACTGGCTTCAGAGTTGGCCTGCTCCACATCAGGCTCCAATTCATcttgaataaaaagaaagataacATGCACGCATTTGTAGTTGTGATATATCTCAACTGAACAAGCACTGTAGAACTGTGTATTACACATACCGTCAATCTCAATATCCTCCAGTGAGTTTCCTTTGAATCCCTGAAGTGAACCCTTTTCCATTGCCAGAAGAAGTTTGGCTATTTTTGCAAGTTCCACAGCTGCCTCAGGCAAACGATAATAATCCCTTTCAGCTGGGATGTCATGGCCCAATAGTTTAGCAAGGTGACAAAGCTCGTCATTCTCCAGGTTGAGAATCTGGAAAATTCTTGCAATGTGCTTGTGAAGATGCACTGATCTGAGATGCTCTGGGTTCTTTGCACGACATAGAGCTGAAAAAACCCTGATGCAGGTCCGTCCATGGTAAAGGCTTGAAGAAGAAGAGTCCGGCTTTGCAAACAGGAACGGATTGTCTCGGCCTATGCCACATGCCTCTCTTTTGCTAACAAGCAGCGTTATTGCACTCACAAGTCCAGAGGTCAACAAGACAGCAACGTTCTGGCCTGTCCTGCTCAGAATATTTATTCTGATGAAGTGCTTGGACAACACTCTGGTAGTGTCCTCCCTCTCCTGGAATGCCTTCAGTGTCATTTTTGAGACTTCGAGTGCACCTTTGTTTAAGACCGACACCTGTGCAAGTGTCACTCTGCAAAGTGCAGTGTACGACTGTGGGCTTCCATCTGTCTTCAGTCTCTCAATGGCAGAAGCTgaggttttctccaggtaccTGTAGAAAACCTGCACATCACGTGTGAATGGAATGGTAGATGGGTTGTTTACTTTTTGTCCACCCAATGAAGCGAGGGCTGTTTGCGAGACAAGTTGACTCCATTCATTTGTACACAATTTCATgaatttctttgtgtctcttatACCTTGCTCATTGCCATGACCACCTTTGATGACAATGGCACCTATTTTTTTGAGTGAATGCCCTAATTTCAAAGCAAGACTTGGCTTGTTATAGCTCTGCATCTTCTCATCAAAACCAGCAATTTCCTTCACAGCCTCAACAACTTTGTAGAAGTTCTTGGATTTGACAGCGTCTTCAAAGCTAAAAATAGACTTTTCATGCAGTGCTATCAAAAGTCTTCCCATTTCTCGCAGCTTCTGTCTGATGTATTCATATCTATTCGTATTGTATTCATACTTCTCAGACAGATTCTGTGCCAGCTGTATAAGAAGGGAATCATTTTGAATAGCGGATGCAGTGTCATCTTGCTGCATAGTTGAAAGCATCTTCCACACACCTGAATGAAGTTTTTGGGAGAGTGGTGACTCTGCAAGGGCAAACCCAGCTAAGACTCTTGACCTGCCATGTGCTGTAGAGTTTGGCTTTTCGGTAGAATGGCTTCTGGCGACATGTTTCCACAATTGTTTACGTTTAAACATGGCTTTACAGTATGGACAGTGCATGTGTTCCTTAGCACTGAACGTCACTGTTGTTGGTCGTCTTCTCAGTTTCAACTCTCCACTGTTATTCTTCAACACCTCTTGATTATGTTTGTAATTTCCGCGGTTCCGTAAATCTTCAAGTGACTTTTTTCGCTCCTTGGATTTTTTGGGTAAGGCAAAAGCTTCAGCAATATCAGGCTCTTCAGCAGCATGCCTTAAAAGATGTCGAGCAATTTTAGAAAAACCTGCTCCGCAGACATAACAATAATTTTTGCTGGTGTAAGAAGGGCATTTGGGCTTTCGTGTAGCCTTGCTGGGTCCACAGTCTCCATTCTGATTTTCTTCAGATCTGAGAGCAGCCTCGTGCTCCCTCTGCCTCAAAGTCCCCGTCATTTCTTCAGAGGAATCGTTTTCACGACTTAGTCCACTGTCAGACAGTTTGGAATCATCATCAGAGCTGAAATTTTCAGAGCCAGAAGCTGCCTCCAAGTCCTCTCCCTGGGAATACAGTGCAAAGACATGTTATCCATATAGTAGATGATTTTATCTGTACACgcacagaaaaatatgtaatttatCACAGCACACTGCAACCAAATGAATTATCCTTGTCTCACCCCTTGTGTGGTGAGACAAGGCTTTCACGTTATTTATATTTACTATTTATGAATGTTAAATTTGTCCACCTAATTTATATCAAAGAGGGTGAGACACATTACAGAAACACTCTCCGCCTAATGCACTACAGTTTTACTGCACCAAAAACTACATCCTCTAATGGTTTTAACAGTAACTGATTTACTGCAGGACTGCTGCACAAATGTGCATTAGTGTTAAATAGGCGTTCCTAACAAACTGGTAAGTGACTGTGCAAGTGAAAGACTCATTCAATAACACAAACCTACCCTTGAGCGCCACGGGTAAGAGGAGTCCCCATAGTTGTAAGTTATCTCCTCACCGGGAGATATTTCTTTTATTGCAAACAGGCACATGTGTGGCTTTTCCTCATTAACAATCTTCTTCACTTCACAGTTAGGACTTATGTGATCATCATTCACAAGTCTTCCAAGTGTCTTATCCTCTGTCGAAGCATCGATGCTGCAAGAAAATTACTCTTTCAATCATTCTTTAACCTGGCAAGGTCTCCTTATgacaaaccacaacaacaagaacaagtACATAACTTACCACCAGTTCTCTCCTTTCCATGAAAACTCAAACAAGTAATTGTTCAGCGTATCAACACAGTTCTTCTTTGGCTTCAAGTCTTTGTGAGGAAAGATCTTCCCCCGATACTcaacaacaaaagcagatgGTACAATGGCTTTGTGGGTGAATACTCCTCTCCCTACAAAAGCAAAGATTATCATGAAAACACTAGTTCAGAGTAATAATGGTCTGAATAACAAAGTTATGATGGACATCATTGCATTACTTTCATCAAGACAAATATATATTCAgatgaaaagacaaatttcAATCCTGCCAAAATTAgttacttctttttttaaatatttttctatgGCAAAACTCACGTTTCCTCAATCTGCACCGTCTAACTCTGTACTGAGTTATGATACATTTTACCAGCATGTCTTACAAAAACTCCTAAGGAACAGGAATATCCCTATTAACAGTCAAAAAATCAACTGTGTACTTTGAAGGACTGGTTACCCCAGCCTGTTTTCAAATGATACCAGAAAAATCACCTTAATATTGATATACAGACTACTATCAGAAATGCAGCTCCTACCTTTGAAGGAGTCTATATACCTTTCCTCCAGAAAAGGTTTGTCTCTACAAGCAACTATGTGCTCCAGGGCATCTTGCTCAGGAGTTAACTGCCTTCTCTGCTTGTCCATGAAAGCTGAAAAAAGTGGAAAGGAGACAGTAAGAAAATCAGTAAATGTAAGACATATTAAAACATTATGCgtgtatgaatgtatgaagTTCTCCTTCCTTGCCCTGCAGTCATCCATATTAGGGCTGTTATTGCGATGGAGAGAAAGCGGTCACCTAACTTTTTCTCCATTGCAAAATTGGGTAAGCTGTTTATTTGAAGATCGATAAAAACAAAGGTATTAACAAGCTTTTCCAAATTTATATGTAATATTAACCTGTGTTACTGTAATATTAAATGTTACTATGTCCTTATTAGTTGCCAATTCCATAAGCAAGGGCTGTCTAACCTACTGAAAAAACTTGTGTACAGAGAAATAAATCTGTGTTGAAACTATgatcaaagaaaacacatcagtaaaTCTAGCTGCTagctgttttctcttctgtaaAGCAATGTTCAACTGTGTTTATATCAAACCAGTTTTGCTGGGAGAGGGTTGTGTCTGACTTTAGTTCAATCTGGCAGGTAGACATGATTTGCTAGAATGCTAACATCAATTAGCAAAGCGTGAGGAAGCTAGAAGCAGTTTGCAACCACTTTGTTCATTTCGGTAGTTAAGTTTCACTTGTGCAGTTCGGTAGATATATGTTTTAAATAGCGCCGTTTACCTTAGCTTCACAATTCCAAGGTAGAAGCAAGAAGAATTGCACTACTAGCTAAAACAGTGGCAgccatctttcatcttttcccTTTCAGTCGTCATGACGCTACCTTTCCTACAGCCAACGGCGGTACGTCTTGCCAATCACTGATCGAAACGTCACTATTTGACTCAAGAAGTAGCCAATGAACAGACGTAGATGTCTCGACCACAGGGAGCAGCGGTGAACACTACGAACTCACGGAATCACTGGCATGTGTGGTTTATGAGGACTCCTCAGAATAATGTACTGTTGCCACATTCAGTCTGTTACTCACACGGTAAACATGAGTACAACAGATGCAAATATTCAATATAAAACTGCTGCAACTGTTAAGTCTCATTGGACAacaatgttttgaaatgtttttattaaaaacacacacgcgcacacacaaacatacaataGAAAATACTCAGAGCATTGGCAGCCATACTGGGGACTGGGGGTTAATATAACCAAGATATACATGAACGGAC comes from Scatophagus argus isolate fScaArg1 chromosome 17, fScaArg1.pri, whole genome shotgun sequence and encodes:
- the LOC124074833 gene encoding uncharacterized protein LOC124074833 isoform X6, which codes for MDKQRRQLTPEQDALEHIVACRDKPFLEERYIDSFKGRGVFTHKAIVPSAFVVEYRGKIFPHKDLKPKKNCVDTLNNYLFEFSWKGENWCIDASTEDKTLGRLVNDDHISPNCEVKKIVNEEKPHMCLFAIKEISPGEEITYNYGDSSYPWRSRGEDLEAASGSENFSSDDDSKLSDSGLSRENDSSEEMTGTLRQREHEAALRSEENQNGDCGPSKATRKPKCPSYTSKNYCYVCGAGFSKIARHLLRHAAEEPDIAEAFALPKKSKERKKSLEDLRNRGNYKHNQEVLKNNSGELKLRRRPTTVTFSAKEHMHCPYCKAMFKRKQLWKHVARSHSTEKPNSTAHGRSRVLAGFALAESPLSQKLHSGVWKMLSTMQQDDTASAIQNDSLLIQLAQNLSEKYEYNTNRYEYIRQKLREMGRLLIALHEKSIFSFEDAVKSKNFYKVVEAVKEIAGFDEKMQSYNKPSLALKLGHSLKKIGAIVIKGGHGNEQGIRDTKKFMKLCTNEWSQLVSQTALASLGGQKVNNPSTIPFTRDVQVFYRYLEKTSASAIERLKTDGSPQSYTALCRVTLAQVSVLNKGALEVSKMTLKAFQEREDTTRVLSKHFIRINILSRTGQNVAVLLTSGLVSAITLLVSKREACGIGRDNPFLFAKPDSSSSSLYHGRTCIRVFSALCRAKNPEHLRSVHLHKHIARIFQILNLENDELCHLAKLLGHDIPAERDYYRLPEAAVELAKIAKLLLAMEKGSLQGFKGNSLEDIEIDDELEPDVEQANSEASDTDEDNEESDLLLQQGDAEEQQTEKQRWQPTPEQDALEHIKARRDKPFLVEMFIDPVKGRGVFTWESIEPSTFVVEYRGNIIPQKETREKTCGDTLNNFLFDFSWSGTNWRIDASKEDGTLGRLVNDDHKSPNCKMKKIVCKGKPHLCLFAVKKISPGEEITYNYGDSLYPWRSKESSEELNTSQTDINASASSAEDENLEDPEEASSSAGSCCDDVYVPVAESSSDESSASSNNQRCQRKNRKMNPDSSTQQSSVQPVNASCAQQADEVDYSSDDFTSDGETQAQSHSNKNYCYVCGKAQSKISRHLFRHRDEEPEIAEVFALPLFSKKRNMLLDKLRSRGNYRHNQEVLKTCRGELKVRRRKSNMSVSAETFALCLFCKAMYSRKDMWRHMRKCSSRKSSTPSARGRSKVLALVAAAESTDPEEVSSELQKILKTMKKDEITSVVMNDPHILQLARCLYRSNERKTRKYDSISQRLRLMARLLLTLRKNSISSIEEAIKPQNFSKVVEAVRELAGFNEEKNSWDRPSIMTKLGNSLKKVGDINFARALKEEADKQTIHEAETFIRLCAKEWNYVPPSKRVNKAPTMQFMHDVQLFYQHVEKTAASAVESLTMYESPPVYNALLRVTLAQLSVLNKNVVELSKITLKSFNERVESERHEDVAGCLSHFDQMLSNHFVKINVMSNCGKNVVVTLTPKLLSAITLLVSKRETCGVHKSNPFLFARPVAIPTSVCQGHQSICIFANRCGAKNTVNLRSVFFRRHVARVFLILSLTNDELAELAKVLGRDIRTDQEYYQTPEASIDVAKLSELLSAIENGSLEKFEGKSLQEIEIADELEPDMEQDKSENSDAVEDNEESESSLQLTDIFSGHEAGLSSSRGSTAKRERRVSSSRRRGRGRSRKEDSENETPELNDEKNDEGNTGKDDGAEEVPMCCDINTPEKTLSCSIEEATKPFFSDEEDMNVDFDIDVDTDDDGVENEGNGGDSDTDSSKSMPLMPDVRNMTEQDDDSSETEKTNSSANEDTTVADLENTMDIDAVNQAVNKDQKKGEEQEKKNKLSAVLIGMKEVKILIPKLDIEELQSPVHISKLSSVCNSVKRLVEDQPIHDNSNQRPTSPSSSDVKNKLTSAKAMQMTCSHCMKTMMKGQTAYQKKGFTDVFCSKDCLFEMFPVNKPVTKTCHYCHKAISQPLDLIMAAVDIKGTMKDFCSVTCLSSFKSNNVSSPTSQTPQPICSRCSKFCTTTHELTLCGTVHKFCSKSCLEDSHRDNTAICEHCNSACLNKTLMLKLQEEEEAETKTKTICSEECLNKFKETIRRPHLCTMCHTSRLVSDMVHYRSDGDVVELFCTHTCVTSYMLTVVRGLQENSSAQLKKRKGGLKSRLDENDAPAAAESDTATLAITKSLAVCCHCRKQLRRGHEFYQLKSSSEFFCSASCISEEYPHVKIVPKKCYNCFQVIKRPHNVILAPMDDSGTMIELCSDTCLSSVNSKRNMAAPKPPPPAGPQTECRMCARFCICESRQTLDGSMLSFCNDACFTGYCKAKNLPVVICDVCSSVCPEKRLVLKGEDGGKTLCSEECLVKFKERIETPQLCPLCQTSHRMSDMIENKNDEGMLDFFCSNRCMMVHEAQSLTVSGRKSPTFDDIDIKEVKPSLINLDFIKKEPIDEEYNHNLSPSISTEHIKDEPKVAKEDLMINSVFSLTEESTSPRPTETHLDLPASCSNCKKALIDGETVYQRKGRADIFCSMSCLLNFFQMKQAKKSCHFCLQAITQPQDVLQALVDTEETMKDFCSQTCLSSFSYKQVMSTKIPIVPVKSHSQCSICSRYCISKHEIIQQDVIHKICSDPCFLRFCNMNNLSVCENCRCHCNTPVMLKMENGSKKLCSADCLDQFKRKIIAPQPCAMCSTPCSMSDMVENRNSEDVVELFCTSSCVMASKIQAVSASGLPLNCDSCGKTTVPACHLAMSDTSIRNFCSLSCAMAFKETHSGATETAASDQTRSDFLKSPEKLPCAQCRRILKSTPKVVQKKGKMNFVCSLACSEEFKRANNIMGKCEYCKNERIIRDARRVDGKDCYFCSDDCKMLFHHELEKKWGEHCQSCAYCLSISKTLVTAQYKGTEEEFCSDDCNTKYKMLFCHVAKCDTCGREGKLRQSLPMLGKVKHFCDLKCLLHYCNRQVQMFNTVSSPPRSAGAAASSPVITNVISLAGALAQQCGASACSPQPVPVPDIQTKVVGHTGVQTVPKEVKNKSMLCTPLVHNKGVWCTTQSVDTETQTALYPKPQTCLSHCRFMFLCR